One Oncorhynchus kisutch isolate 150728-3 linkage group LG11, Okis_V2, whole genome shotgun sequence genomic region harbors:
- the LOC109899284 gene encoding ras-responsive element-binding protein 1 isoform X2 yields MSRRKQPNPNKVKLMESATEDKRPGGGVSAELSTVETEHSEGQETPNSTHTQDEHTGSNGAMEEGEEEDENGENMTEGVDLSSINAMLSTVMNAGQLNGAMEPSSAPASTPSISISKTTPPRPTSVNRNARRNTEAKDVNTDFICPLCDKDCMTQHQLTMHIRQHNSDNGATDHSCSICGKALSSASSLDRHMLVHSGERPYKCSFCGQTFTTNGNMHRHMKIHDKDPAGVIPISPPSPTKRRRPSAKRRSAMDEDTERGDELPNKKVLEESVLEELGSGQGDDEVLPCPICFKTFGCKYDLEVHMDTHPDTTLRCDLCCLSFRTHRGLLRHNAGIHKKMPTDPGGRPFIQNNPSIPSGFNDLAFIDFSCRKFSHIAQVWCETNLRRSTSKFHRFVCEACDKAFPLHSALDLHKTTIHQQQQPSPVGGGQEIPAVQEKPTTPPPQQASFLESLGLQHISQVKPQPSEDEVRQAQLDSIRVIQVGPPDSTLPQEAASTASGFLGGLGLVAASSLQGLSQREALSLFSLQPFPTGFLFQPDSSTAVKPVCGEAGLIELSDIQQILKVALAAPGQMGLLPTLAKAPHQGVSGQAQAASCKPMPPLKPKPMVAPRSSPAASTPPPLQSTQQASLGCISPSLPPPPSQLLNMPQESSSSSSSSSSSGSQASLEKMQMEADCMGDALMPNDLMELQIKQEEGQAAGGKKGSGGANRGGAKASYPCRFCDQVFAFSGVLQAHMRFHLGILPHQCNICDYVAPDKATLIRHLRTHSGERPYVCRVCHYPFTVKANCERHLRKKHMKNTRKEIEKNIKYVSSTTTQDPLELVAAGDTACRFCGEDLKSYRALQIHLRTHNGCQRKPFECRRCGAAFLAKRNCIHHMLKQHPEVQEREIEEHIATLLPVITASTSRASPSNPLALNGLTPNPTATLQPVKVEDLSIYSSSGDLDQPLDFSNKSRGTSSTAGSLTGSPGIKLETVSPAAYDCSMEPIDLSIPKNPSKRLKTDTTAVAPVSVERREIKKELPFPSVLDHLPSALQLDKSTEEKLTTPQSGSYQLPPVTPSPFPIGTTTGRALRLKPLLPKPASTSSSCSLKELPPLASIAQIISSVSGAPDLLKREPDNKAPAALNGLQTEPDRPAGGDNSSETSMEELPLEGLSRKRTRKKPVSQAKTMAPACVSTLEQNTGSGLDLESSGEFASVEKMLATTDANKFSTYLQTGAAELGRRNEGRQSPGEEKEEKESPPQSVPPQSKGGKKNAYSNSVQKMTCPFCPRVFPWASSLQRHMLTHTGQKPFPCPKCDAFFSTKSNCERHLLRKHGVTNRSLRRNGQVSKNGDEGSHDSAESSENEQTAGEVLDLSSMDPDQKGDAYESPNADQTPDIAEQLLGEMEPQPSNNKTSNNYENEDYDDNDSQSNKSLDLNFASKLIDFKFSSDGEQPQTSLGGERVVVAEPERVMDVQQQDQESSKYTCKNCKKNFRYAATLARHEKAHLCESAPPEEACGTEGTGPGTELPNATTATTEEEDQEEEGEKEAPESEGAESVMDSGSEEEEKEKEERSDEEGGLAEPKNGEGEVGRGSGSKADKRKKICNVCSKRFWSLQDLTRHMRSHTGERPYKCQTCERTFTLKHSLVRHQRIHLKPRGSDGADANGAEAPAGDSASEEGECTPTSTCPPSENESEGTGVAREGAEKEAPLPGSTSPDQSLSTTEPAQSESATEAVAELLIKPASEPGSEPVLDPSVEQASDNVSEIAVELAAVESASITASNTATEPATETPKESSTESHTPQPSDVTPEKDPEGPSEGFIQGLLEIHTKPPREFTLPAGEAPLVGVE; encoded by the exons TGATGGAGAGCGCCACAGAAGACAAGCGTCCGGGGGGAGGGGTGAGCGCTGAGTTGAGCACTGTAGAGACTGAGCACTCTGAGGGGCAGGAAACCCccaactccacacacacacaggacgagCACACAG GGAGTAATGGAGctatggaggaaggagaggaggaagatgaaaATGGAGAGAATATGACAGAGGGCGTGGACTTGTCATCCATCAATGCCATGCTGTCAACGGTGATGAACGCAGGCCAGCTCAACGGCGCCATGGAGCCCTCCTCAGCCCCTGCCTCAACACCTTCCATCTCAATTAGCAAGACCACCCCACCCAGACCCACTAGTGTCAATCGCAATGCCAGGAGAAACacg GAAGCCAAAGACGTCAATACAGATTTCATCTGTCCGCTGTGTGACAAAGACTGTATGACCCAGCACCAGCTCACTATGCACATCCGACAG cACAACTCGGACAACGGGGCGACTGACCACTCATGCAGCATCTGTGGCAAGGCCCTGAGCTCAGCCAGCTCGCTGGACCGCCACATGCTAGTGCACAGCGGAGAGAGGCCCTACAAGTGCTCCTTCTGCGGCCAGACCTTCACCACCAACGGCAACATGCACAg gcACATGAAGATCCACGACAAAGACCCAGCCGGCGTCATTCCTATTAGCCCCCCCTCGCCCACCAAGAGACGCCGCCCCTCCGCCAAGAGGAGGTCAGCCATGGACGAGGACACAGAGCGAGGCGACGAACTGCCCAACAAAAAG gtgctAGAGGAGAGTGTGTTGGAGGAACTGGGATCAGGCCAGGGGGATGATGAGGTGTTGCCGTGCCCGATCTGCTTCAAGACCTTTGGCTGCAAATACGACCTGGAAGTCCACATggacacacaccctgacaccacTCTCAG GTGTGACCTGTGCTGCCTCTCCTTTCGGACCCACCGCGGCCTGCTGCGGCACAACGCCGGCATCCATAAGAAGATGCCCACGGACCCCGGCGGACGGCCCTTCATCCAGAAcaacccctccatcccctctggCTTCAACGACCTGGCCTTTATCGACTTCTCCTGCCGCAAGTTTTCTCATATCGCCCAG GTCTGGTGTGAAACCAATCTCCGCCGGTCCACCAGCAAGTTCCACCGTTTTGTGTGCGAGGCCTGCGACAAGGCCTTCCCCCTACACTCGGCCCTAGACCTGCACAAGACCACCATtcatcagcagcagcagccgTCGCCTGTAGGGGGCGGCCAAGAGATCCCTGCGGTCCAGGAGAAGCCGACAACCCCGCCCCCTCAGCAGGCCAGCTTCCTGGAATCCCTGGGTCTGCAGCACATTTCCCAGGTCAAGCCTCAGCCTTCTGAGGATGAAGTCCGTCAAGCCCAGCTGGACAGTATCCGGGTCATCCAGGTGGGGCCTCCGGACTCCACCCTGCCCCAAGAGGCGGCTTCCACAGCTTCTGGATTTCTGGGCGGCCTGGGCTTGGTGGCTGCTTCGTCTCTGCAGGGCCTGTCCCAGAGGGAGGCCCTCAGTCTGTTCTCCCTGCAGCCCTTCCCCACGGGCTTCCTCTTCCAGCCGGACAGTAGCACTGCTGTCAAGCCTGTCTGTGGCGAGGCTGGCCTGATTGAGCTGTCTGACATCCAGCAGATCCTGAAGGTGGCCTTGGCCGCCCCCGGTCAGATGGGCCTCCTGCCGACACTGGCCAAGGCCCCGCACCAGGGAGTGTCCGGCCAGGCCCAGGCGGCCAGCTGCAAGCCCATGCCCCCGCTGAAGCCAAAGCCTATGGTGGCACCGCGTTCCAGCCCGGCTGCCTCCACGCCACCGCCGCTCCAGAGCACCCAGCAGGCTTCCCTGGGCTGCATCAGCCCCAGCCTGCCCCCGCCACCCAGCCAGCTGCTCAATATGCCCCAAgagtcttcatcatcatcatcatcctcctcttcctcgggCAGCCAGGCCTCCCTGGAGAAGATGCAGATGGAGGCGGACTGCATGGGCGATGCCCTCATGCCCAACGACTTGATGGAGCTGCAGATCAAACAAGAGGAGGGCCAGGCGGCCGGGGGAAAGAAGGGGTCAGGAGGGGCCAACCGCGGGGGTGCTAAGGCATCCTACCCCTGCCGTTTCTGTGACCAGGTGTTTGCCTTCTCCGGGGTGCTGCAGGCGCACATGCGCTTCCACCTGGGCATACTACCGCACCAGTGCAACATCTGTGACTACGTCGCACCCGACAAGGCCACACTCATCCGCCACCTGCGCACGCACAGCGGCGAGCGCCCCTATGTGTGCCGCGTCTGCCACTACCCTTTCACCGTCAAGGCCAACTGCGAGCGCCACCTGCGCAAGAAGCACATGAAGAACACACGGAAAGAGATTGAGAAGAACATCAAGTACGTCTCGTCAACCACCACCCAGGATCCTTTGGAGCTGGTTGCTGCCGGCGACACCGCCTGCCGCTTCTGCGGTGAGGATCTAAAGAGCTACCGGGCTCTCCAGATCCACCTGCGCACCCACAACGGCTGCCAGCGCAAGCCCTTTGAGTGCCGGCGGTGCGGGGCGGCTTTCCTGGCCAAGAGGAACTGCATCCACCACATGCTCAAGCAGCACCCAGAGGTGCAGGAGCGGGAGATCGAGGAGCACATCGCCACCCTTCTCCCCGTCATCACAGCCTCCACCTCCAGGGCCAGTCCCAGCAACCCTCTGGCTCTCAACGGCCTCACGCCCAACCCCACTGCCACCCTGCAGCCGGTCAAGGTGGAGGATCTCAGcatctactcctcctctggtgaCCTGGATCAGCCCTTGGACTTCTCCAACAAGAGCCGCGGGACAAGCAGCACTGCGGGGAGCCTGACCGGGTCTCCTGGGATCAAACTGGAGACGGTCAGCCCAGCAGCTTACGACTGCTCCATGGAACCTATTGACCTGTCCATCCCCAAGAACCCCAGCAAGAGGCTGAAGACAGACACCACCGCTGTTGCCCCGGTGAGCGTGGAGCGCAGAGAGATCAAAAAGGAGCTGCCCTTCCCCAGCGTACTGGACCACCTCCCCTCAGCCCTTCAGCTGGACAAGAGCACTGAGGAGAAGCTGACGACCCCCCAGTCTGGCTCTTACCAGCTCCCCCCAGTGACCCCCTCCCCGTTCCCCATTGGCACCACCACAGGCCGGGCACTCCGTCTCAAGCCCCTACTGCCCAAACCAGCCTCTACCTCCTCATCCTGCTCTCTGAAAGAGCTTCCCCCTTTGGCTTCCATCGCCCAGATCATCTCCTCTGTCTCGGGGGCTCCAGACCTACTCAAGAGGGAGCCAGATAACAAGGCTCCTGCTGCCCTCAACGGCCTCCAGACAGAACCGGACCGTCCAGCTGGGGGTGACAACAGCTCAGAAACATCGATGGAAGAGCTCCCCCTAGAGGGCTTGTCCAGAAAGCGCACTAGAAAGAAGCCAGTGAGCCAGGCCAAGACTATGGCACCTGCCTGTGTGTCCACGCTCGAGCAGAACACAGGCAGCGGCTTGGACCTGGAATCCAGTGGTGAGTTCGCCAGCGTGGAGAAGATGCTTGCCACCACCGACGCTAACAAGTTTAGCACCTACCTGCAGACGGGGGCGGCGGAGCTGGGAAGGCGAAACGAGGGGAGACAGAGCccgggagaggagaaggaagagaaagagtcACCACCTCAGTCTGTGCCGCCCCAGTCCAAAGGAGGGAAGAAGAATGCCTACTCCAACTCAGTGCAGAAGATGACCTGTCCCTTCTGCCCCCGGGTCTTCCCCTGGGCCAGCTCCCTGCAgagacacatgctcacacacactg GTCAGAAGCCCTTCCCCTGTCCCAAATGTGACGCCTTCTTCTCCACCAAGTCCAACTGTGAGCGCCACCTGCTGCGCAAGCACGGCGTGACCAACCGCTCTCTGCGCCGCAACGGCCAAGTATCCAAGAACGGCGATGAGGGTTCACACGACAGCGCAG AGAGTTCCGAGAATGAGCAGACTGCAGGAGAGGTTTTGGATCTGAGCAGCATGGACCCTGATCAGAAAGGCGACGCATACGAGTCGCCAAATGCAGACCAAACACCAGACATTGCTGAGCAGCTGCTAGGGGAGATGGAACCGCAACCTAGCAACAACAAAACCAGCAACAATTATGAAAATGAAGACTATGATGACAATGATTCACAGAGCAACAAGAGCTTGGACCTCAACTTTGCCAGCAAGCTCATCGACTTCAAGTTCTCGTCGGATGGCGAGCAGCCTCAGACCTCCCTGGGCGGAGAAAGGGTGGTGGTGGCCGAGCCGGAGAGGGTGATGGACGTCCAGCAGCAGGACCAAGAGTCCTCCAAGTACACCTGCAAGAACTGCAAGAAGAACTTCCGCTACGCCGCCACCCTGGCTCGCCATGAGAAGGCTCACCTTTGTGAGAGTGCACCCCCCGAAGAGGCTTGTGGAACGGAGGGGACCGGGCCAGGCACAGAGCTCCCCAatgctactacagccaccactgaggaggaggatcaggaggaggagggagagaaggaggctCCGGAAAGCGAGGGAGCGGAAAGTGTGATGGACAGCggctcagaggaggaggagaaagagaaggaggagaggagcgatGAGGAGGGGGGCTTGGCAGAACCAAAGaacggagaaggagaggtgggaaGAGGGTCGGGAAGCAAAGCAGACAAGAGGAAGAAGATCTGTAACGTGTGCAGCAAACGCTTCTGGTCACTGCAGGATCTGACGAGACACATGCGCTCGCACACAG GCGAGAGACCCTACAAGTGCCAGACGTGTGAGCGCACCTTCACCCTGAAGCACAGCCTGGTGAGGCACCAGCGGATCCACCTGAAGCCGCGGGGCAGCGATGGAGCTGATGCCAACGGGGCAGAGGCCCCGGCCGGAGACTCGGCTAGCGAGGAGGGAGAATGCACCCCAACCAGCACATGTCCTCCTTCAGAGAATGAGAGCGAGGGCACTGGAGTGGCCAGGGAGGGAGCTGAGAAAGAGGCCCCTCTACCAGGCTCCACATCTCCGGACCAGTCCCTGTCCACCACTGAACCAGCCCAGTCTGAGTCAGCTACAGAGGCCGTGGCTGAGCTGCTCATTAAGCCAGCCTCGGAACCAGGCTCGGAACCTGTTCTGGACCCATCTGTAGAACAGGCCTCGGACAACGTCTCTGAAATAGCTGTAGAACTAGCTGCTGTAGAATCAGCCTCAATAACAGCTAGTAATACAGCCACTGAACCAGCAACAGAAACCCCCAAAGAATCCTCCACAGAGTCCCACACCCCACAGCCCTCTGATGTAACCCCAGAGAAAGACCCAGAGGGCCCATCGGAAGGCTTCATCCAAGGCCTACTGGAGATCCACACCAAGCCTCCCCGGGAGTTCACCCTACCTGCCGGCGAGGCTCCCTTGGTGGGCGTGGAGTGA
- the LOC109899284 gene encoding ras-responsive element-binding protein 1 isoform X1, protein MSRRKQPNPNKVKLMESATEDKRPGGGVSAELSTVETEHSEGQETPNSTHTQDEHTGSNGAMEEGEEEDENGENMTEGVDLSSINAMLSTVMNAGQLNGAMEPSSAPASTPSISISKTTPPRPTSVNRNARRNTEAKDVNTDFICPLCDKDCMTQHQLTMHIRQHNSDNGATDHSCSICGKALSSASSLDRHMLVHSGERPYKCSFCGQTFTTNGNMHRHMKIHDKDPAGVIPISPPSPTKRRRPSAKRRSAMDEDTERGDELPNKKVLEESVLEELGSGQGDDEVLPCPICFKTFGCKYDLEVHMDTHPDTTLRCDLCCLSFRTHRGLLRHNAGIHKKMPTDPGGRPFIQNNPSIPSGFNDLAFIDFSCRKFSHIAQVWCETNLRRSTSKFHRFVCEACDKAFPLHSALDLHKTTIHQQQQPSPVGGGQEIPAVQEKPTTPPPQQASFLESLGLQHISQVKPQPSEDEVRQAQLDSIRVIQVGPPDSTLPQEAASTASGFLGGLGLVAASSLQGLSQREALSLFSLQPFPTGFLFQPDSSTAVKPVCGEAGLIELSDIQQILKVALAAPGQMGLLPTLAKAPHQGVSGQAQAASCKPMPPLKPKPMVAPRSSPAASTPPPLQSTQQASLGCISPSLPPPPSQLLNMPQESSSSSSSSSSSGSQASLEKMQMEADCMGDALMPNDLMELQIKQEEGQAAGGKKGSGGANRGGAKASYPCRFCDQVFAFSGVLQAHMRFHLGILPHQCNICDYVAPDKATLIRHLRTHSGERPYVCRVCHYPFTVKANCERHLRKKHMKNTRKEIEKNIKYVSSTTTQDPLELVAAGDTACRFCGEDLKSYRALQIHLRTHNGCQRKPFECRRCGAAFLAKRNCIHHMLKQHPEVQEREIEEHIATLLPVITASTSRASPSNPLALNGLTPNPTATLQPVKVEDLSIYSSSGDLDQPLDFSNKSRGTSSTAGSLTGSPGIKLETVSPAAYDCSMEPIDLSIPKNPSKRLKTDTTAVAPVSVERREIKKELPFPSVLDHLPSALQLDKSTEEKLTTPQSGSYQLPPVTPSPFPIGTTTGRALRLKPLLPKPASTSSSCSLKELPPLASIAQIISSVSGAPDLLKREPDNKAPAALNGLQTEPDRPAGGDNSSETSMEELPLEGLSRKRTRKKPVSQAKTMAPACVSTLEQNTGSGLDLESSGEFASVEKMLATTDANKFSTYLQTGAAELGRRNEGRQSPGEEKEEKESPPQSVPPQSKGGKKNAYSNSVQKMTCPFCPRVFPWASSLQRHMLTHTVFSNVLSATGQKPFPCPKCDAFFSTKSNCERHLLRKHGVTNRSLRRNGQVSKNGDEGSHDSAESSENEQTAGEVLDLSSMDPDQKGDAYESPNADQTPDIAEQLLGEMEPQPSNNKTSNNYENEDYDDNDSQSNKSLDLNFASKLIDFKFSSDGEQPQTSLGGERVVVAEPERVMDVQQQDQESSKYTCKNCKKNFRYAATLARHEKAHLCESAPPEEACGTEGTGPGTELPNATTATTEEEDQEEEGEKEAPESEGAESVMDSGSEEEEKEKEERSDEEGGLAEPKNGEGEVGRGSGSKADKRKKICNVCSKRFWSLQDLTRHMRSHTGERPYKCQTCERTFTLKHSLVRHQRIHLKPRGSDGADANGAEAPAGDSASEEGECTPTSTCPPSENESEGTGVAREGAEKEAPLPGSTSPDQSLSTTEPAQSESATEAVAELLIKPASEPGSEPVLDPSVEQASDNVSEIAVELAAVESASITASNTATEPATETPKESSTESHTPQPSDVTPEKDPEGPSEGFIQGLLEIHTKPPREFTLPAGEAPLVGVE, encoded by the exons TGATGGAGAGCGCCACAGAAGACAAGCGTCCGGGGGGAGGGGTGAGCGCTGAGTTGAGCACTGTAGAGACTGAGCACTCTGAGGGGCAGGAAACCCccaactccacacacacacaggacgagCACACAG GGAGTAATGGAGctatggaggaaggagaggaggaagatgaaaATGGAGAGAATATGACAGAGGGCGTGGACTTGTCATCCATCAATGCCATGCTGTCAACGGTGATGAACGCAGGCCAGCTCAACGGCGCCATGGAGCCCTCCTCAGCCCCTGCCTCAACACCTTCCATCTCAATTAGCAAGACCACCCCACCCAGACCCACTAGTGTCAATCGCAATGCCAGGAGAAACacg GAAGCCAAAGACGTCAATACAGATTTCATCTGTCCGCTGTGTGACAAAGACTGTATGACCCAGCACCAGCTCACTATGCACATCCGACAG cACAACTCGGACAACGGGGCGACTGACCACTCATGCAGCATCTGTGGCAAGGCCCTGAGCTCAGCCAGCTCGCTGGACCGCCACATGCTAGTGCACAGCGGAGAGAGGCCCTACAAGTGCTCCTTCTGCGGCCAGACCTTCACCACCAACGGCAACATGCACAg gcACATGAAGATCCACGACAAAGACCCAGCCGGCGTCATTCCTATTAGCCCCCCCTCGCCCACCAAGAGACGCCGCCCCTCCGCCAAGAGGAGGTCAGCCATGGACGAGGACACAGAGCGAGGCGACGAACTGCCCAACAAAAAG gtgctAGAGGAGAGTGTGTTGGAGGAACTGGGATCAGGCCAGGGGGATGATGAGGTGTTGCCGTGCCCGATCTGCTTCAAGACCTTTGGCTGCAAATACGACCTGGAAGTCCACATggacacacaccctgacaccacTCTCAG GTGTGACCTGTGCTGCCTCTCCTTTCGGACCCACCGCGGCCTGCTGCGGCACAACGCCGGCATCCATAAGAAGATGCCCACGGACCCCGGCGGACGGCCCTTCATCCAGAAcaacccctccatcccctctggCTTCAACGACCTGGCCTTTATCGACTTCTCCTGCCGCAAGTTTTCTCATATCGCCCAG GTCTGGTGTGAAACCAATCTCCGCCGGTCCACCAGCAAGTTCCACCGTTTTGTGTGCGAGGCCTGCGACAAGGCCTTCCCCCTACACTCGGCCCTAGACCTGCACAAGACCACCATtcatcagcagcagcagccgTCGCCTGTAGGGGGCGGCCAAGAGATCCCTGCGGTCCAGGAGAAGCCGACAACCCCGCCCCCTCAGCAGGCCAGCTTCCTGGAATCCCTGGGTCTGCAGCACATTTCCCAGGTCAAGCCTCAGCCTTCTGAGGATGAAGTCCGTCAAGCCCAGCTGGACAGTATCCGGGTCATCCAGGTGGGGCCTCCGGACTCCACCCTGCCCCAAGAGGCGGCTTCCACAGCTTCTGGATTTCTGGGCGGCCTGGGCTTGGTGGCTGCTTCGTCTCTGCAGGGCCTGTCCCAGAGGGAGGCCCTCAGTCTGTTCTCCCTGCAGCCCTTCCCCACGGGCTTCCTCTTCCAGCCGGACAGTAGCACTGCTGTCAAGCCTGTCTGTGGCGAGGCTGGCCTGATTGAGCTGTCTGACATCCAGCAGATCCTGAAGGTGGCCTTGGCCGCCCCCGGTCAGATGGGCCTCCTGCCGACACTGGCCAAGGCCCCGCACCAGGGAGTGTCCGGCCAGGCCCAGGCGGCCAGCTGCAAGCCCATGCCCCCGCTGAAGCCAAAGCCTATGGTGGCACCGCGTTCCAGCCCGGCTGCCTCCACGCCACCGCCGCTCCAGAGCACCCAGCAGGCTTCCCTGGGCTGCATCAGCCCCAGCCTGCCCCCGCCACCCAGCCAGCTGCTCAATATGCCCCAAgagtcttcatcatcatcatcatcctcctcttcctcgggCAGCCAGGCCTCCCTGGAGAAGATGCAGATGGAGGCGGACTGCATGGGCGATGCCCTCATGCCCAACGACTTGATGGAGCTGCAGATCAAACAAGAGGAGGGCCAGGCGGCCGGGGGAAAGAAGGGGTCAGGAGGGGCCAACCGCGGGGGTGCTAAGGCATCCTACCCCTGCCGTTTCTGTGACCAGGTGTTTGCCTTCTCCGGGGTGCTGCAGGCGCACATGCGCTTCCACCTGGGCATACTACCGCACCAGTGCAACATCTGTGACTACGTCGCACCCGACAAGGCCACACTCATCCGCCACCTGCGCACGCACAGCGGCGAGCGCCCCTATGTGTGCCGCGTCTGCCACTACCCTTTCACCGTCAAGGCCAACTGCGAGCGCCACCTGCGCAAGAAGCACATGAAGAACACACGGAAAGAGATTGAGAAGAACATCAAGTACGTCTCGTCAACCACCACCCAGGATCCTTTGGAGCTGGTTGCTGCCGGCGACACCGCCTGCCGCTTCTGCGGTGAGGATCTAAAGAGCTACCGGGCTCTCCAGATCCACCTGCGCACCCACAACGGCTGCCAGCGCAAGCCCTTTGAGTGCCGGCGGTGCGGGGCGGCTTTCCTGGCCAAGAGGAACTGCATCCACCACATGCTCAAGCAGCACCCAGAGGTGCAGGAGCGGGAGATCGAGGAGCACATCGCCACCCTTCTCCCCGTCATCACAGCCTCCACCTCCAGGGCCAGTCCCAGCAACCCTCTGGCTCTCAACGGCCTCACGCCCAACCCCACTGCCACCCTGCAGCCGGTCAAGGTGGAGGATCTCAGcatctactcctcctctggtgaCCTGGATCAGCCCTTGGACTTCTCCAACAAGAGCCGCGGGACAAGCAGCACTGCGGGGAGCCTGACCGGGTCTCCTGGGATCAAACTGGAGACGGTCAGCCCAGCAGCTTACGACTGCTCCATGGAACCTATTGACCTGTCCATCCCCAAGAACCCCAGCAAGAGGCTGAAGACAGACACCACCGCTGTTGCCCCGGTGAGCGTGGAGCGCAGAGAGATCAAAAAGGAGCTGCCCTTCCCCAGCGTACTGGACCACCTCCCCTCAGCCCTTCAGCTGGACAAGAGCACTGAGGAGAAGCTGACGACCCCCCAGTCTGGCTCTTACCAGCTCCCCCCAGTGACCCCCTCCCCGTTCCCCATTGGCACCACCACAGGCCGGGCACTCCGTCTCAAGCCCCTACTGCCCAAACCAGCCTCTACCTCCTCATCCTGCTCTCTGAAAGAGCTTCCCCCTTTGGCTTCCATCGCCCAGATCATCTCCTCTGTCTCGGGGGCTCCAGACCTACTCAAGAGGGAGCCAGATAACAAGGCTCCTGCTGCCCTCAACGGCCTCCAGACAGAACCGGACCGTCCAGCTGGGGGTGACAACAGCTCAGAAACATCGATGGAAGAGCTCCCCCTAGAGGGCTTGTCCAGAAAGCGCACTAGAAAGAAGCCAGTGAGCCAGGCCAAGACTATGGCACCTGCCTGTGTGTCCACGCTCGAGCAGAACACAGGCAGCGGCTTGGACCTGGAATCCAGTGGTGAGTTCGCCAGCGTGGAGAAGATGCTTGCCACCACCGACGCTAACAAGTTTAGCACCTACCTGCAGACGGGGGCGGCGGAGCTGGGAAGGCGAAACGAGGGGAGACAGAGCccgggagaggagaaggaagagaaagagtcACCACCTCAGTCTGTGCCGCCCCAGTCCAAAGGAGGGAAGAAGAATGCCTACTCCAACTCAGTGCAGAAGATGACCTGTCCCTTCTGCCCCCGGGTCTTCCCCTGGGCCAGCTCCCTGCAgagacacatgctcacacacactg TCTTCTCTAATGTGCTGTCGGCTACAGGTCAGAAGCCCTTCCCCTGTCCCAAATGTGACGCCTTCTTCTCCACCAAGTCCAACTGTGAGCGCCACCTGCTGCGCAAGCACGGCGTGACCAACCGCTCTCTGCGCCGCAACGGCCAAGTATCCAAGAACGGCGATGAGGGTTCACACGACAGCGCAG AGAGTTCCGAGAATGAGCAGACTGCAGGAGAGGTTTTGGATCTGAGCAGCATGGACCCTGATCAGAAAGGCGACGCATACGAGTCGCCAAATGCAGACCAAACACCAGACATTGCTGAGCAGCTGCTAGGGGAGATGGAACCGCAACCTAGCAACAACAAAACCAGCAACAATTATGAAAATGAAGACTATGATGACAATGATTCACAGAGCAACAAGAGCTTGGACCTCAACTTTGCCAGCAAGCTCATCGACTTCAAGTTCTCGTCGGATGGCGAGCAGCCTCAGACCTCCCTGGGCGGAGAAAGGGTGGTGGTGGCCGAGCCGGAGAGGGTGATGGACGTCCAGCAGCAGGACCAAGAGTCCTCCAAGTACACCTGCAAGAACTGCAAGAAGAACTTCCGCTACGCCGCCACCCTGGCTCGCCATGAGAAGGCTCACCTTTGTGAGAGTGCACCCCCCGAAGAGGCTTGTGGAACGGAGGGGACCGGGCCAGGCACAGAGCTCCCCAatgctactacagccaccactgaggaggaggatcaggaggaggagggagagaaggaggctCCGGAAAGCGAGGGAGCGGAAAGTGTGATGGACAGCggctcagaggaggaggagaaagagaaggaggagaggagcgatGAGGAGGGGGGCTTGGCAGAACCAAAGaacggagaaggagaggtgggaaGAGGGTCGGGAAGCAAAGCAGACAAGAGGAAGAAGATCTGTAACGTGTGCAGCAAACGCTTCTGGTCACTGCAGGATCTGACGAGACACATGCGCTCGCACACAG GCGAGAGACCCTACAAGTGCCAGACGTGTGAGCGCACCTTCACCCTGAAGCACAGCCTGGTGAGGCACCAGCGGATCCACCTGAAGCCGCGGGGCAGCGATGGAGCTGATGCCAACGGGGCAGAGGCCCCGGCCGGAGACTCGGCTAGCGAGGAGGGAGAATGCACCCCAACCAGCACATGTCCTCCTTCAGAGAATGAGAGCGAGGGCACTGGAGTGGCCAGGGAGGGAGCTGAGAAAGAGGCCCCTCTACCAGGCTCCACATCTCCGGACCAGTCCCTGTCCACCACTGAACCAGCCCAGTCTGAGTCAGCTACAGAGGCCGTGGCTGAGCTGCTCATTAAGCCAGCCTCGGAACCAGGCTCGGAACCTGTTCTGGACCCATCTGTAGAACAGGCCTCGGACAACGTCTCTGAAATAGCTGTAGAACTAGCTGCTGTAGAATCAGCCTCAATAACAGCTAGTAATACAGCCACTGAACCAGCAACAGAAACCCCCAAAGAATCCTCCACAGAGTCCCACACCCCACAGCCCTCTGATGTAACCCCAGAGAAAGACCCAGAGGGCCCATCGGAAGGCTTCATCCAAGGCCTACTGGAGATCCACACCAAGCCTCCCCGGGAGTTCACCCTACCTGCCGGCGAGGCTCCCTTGGTGGGCGTGGAGTGA